The genomic stretch ACAAAACAAAATCGTCAATCAAATCATTACGGAGTATCAGGATGAGCACCCGAATGTGACGATCAAGCAAGAGGTTTTGGACAATGAGCAGTACAAGAATAAGCTGAAGGTGCTTTCCGCTTCTAATAAATTGCCGGATGTAGGCGTTACATGGGCAGCGGGATTTTTGCAGCCATATGTGGATGGCAAGCTGTTCACGCCAGTAGACGATTTATTAAGCGGTCAGCTTAATGGCAAGTTTGTATCTGGTACTACAGAGGCCTATGCCATTGACGGTAAAACGTATGCGCTTCCACTGGAATTCAACATCGCGCCGATTTACTACAATAAAGCCATTTTCGAAAAATATAATTTGGAAGTTCCTCAAACCTATGAGCAGTTTAAAGCAGTTGTAAAAACATTGTCTGAGAATGGGATCGCTCCTATAGCGCTTGGCAATAAGGATCGTTGGACCGGTTCTCTCTGGTATATGTACCTGGCTGATCGGAATGCAGGACAACAAGCATTATCCAGTGCGATTACCGGCTCCGATTCATTTAAAGAGGAAGGACTGCTGAAGGCTGCAACTGAAGTGCAAACGCTCGTCGACAGTAATGCATTCGTGAAAGGATTTAACGGCTTGTCGAACGAAGAGGCGAAGTCAGAGTTTCTAAACAGCAAAGCCGCAATGTACATGATGGGTACATGGGAGCTGCCGAACTTTACGACTAATGAAGATATACCGAAGGACTTCCGAGACAGCGTTGGTTTCTTCAAATTTCCAACAGTAGAGGG from Paenibacillus sp. FSL H8-0548 encodes the following:
- a CDS encoding extracellular solute-binding protein is translated as MFNKKRAILLLSICLVLVVAGCGKKSNEGTGGTNGESAGAGDKVTINFMHLWPEGVSAGQNKIVNQIITEYQDEHPNVTIKQEVLDNEQYKNKLKVLSASNKLPDVGVTWAAGFLQPYVDGKLFTPVDDLLSGQLNGKFVSGTTEAYAIDGKTYALPLEFNIAPIYYNKAIFEKYNLEVPQTYEQFKAVVKTLSENGIAPIALGNKDRWTGSLWYMYLADRNAGQQALSSAITGSDSFKEEGLLKAATEVQTLVDSNAFVKGFNGLSNEEAKSEFLNSKAAMYMMGTWELPNFTTNEDIPKDFRDSVGFFKFPTVEGGKGDINSWVGGPGVGLFVGENSKVKEESKAFVEYFVTKWGEQSVTGAGVIPATKVDTSSIELPQLYIDLFNEMNQASSITLFADVQMQANAAETHLNMIQALFGKATTPEKFSEEHDKAIASGK